A region from the Aegilops tauschii subsp. strangulata cultivar AL8/78 chromosome 5, Aet v6.0, whole genome shotgun sequence genome encodes:
- the LOC109772610 gene encoding uncharacterized protein isoform X2, with translation MFSFIGRVRGKPGANHSQYKRLLGIARLLSQMLLDVVSVYNKVTDLRDKKQAVKISIDKVQAFREYYPSSNDPSTILECVWVKDKFVLHEKTKASSQKTQDEDLKSCTPDSSIQYETLGLVSEEMESLDGANTPAKQQHDASLADQPDKPTHCSDAGDSHSGRQLPDDQNTPGSLLGMPAASPTPRRDVKPDTRKRVAFIAVGKTKVTVTPPETSSSVVAKKQRVDTIPQTAADPAL, from the exons ATGTTTTCTTTTATAGGCAGGGTAAGAGGAAAGCCTGGTGCAAACCATAGCCAATATAAGAGGCTTTTGGGGATTGCCCGTTTGCTGTCCCAG ATGTTACTTGATGTTGTATCAGTATACAACAAGGTTACTGATCTTAGGGATAAAAAGCAGGCTGTTAAGATCAGTATTGATAAAGTGCAG GCTTTCAGAGAGTACTACCCCTCGAGCAACGATCCCAGTACTATACTGGAGTGTGTATGGGTGAAAGATAAATTTGTTTTGCATGAAAAGACAAAAGCTAGCAGTCAGAAAACCCAAGATGAGGATCTGAAGTCATGCACTCCAGATTCATCAATCCAGTATGAGACCCTTGGACTTGTTAGTGAAG AGATGGAAAGCCTTGATGGAGCAAACACCCCAGCCAAGCAACAACATGATGCTTCTCTGGCTGACCAACCAGATAAACCCACCCATTGCAGCGATGCTGGAGATTCTCACAGCGGGAGGCAACTACCAGATGATCAAAACACTCCGGGTTCTCTTCTTGGCATGCCCGCTGCTTCGCCGACTCCACGCAGAGATGTCAAGCCTGATACGAGGAAGAGAGTGGCATTCATCGCGGTGGGGAAAACAAAAGTCACCGTGACACCGCCTGAAACATCATCATCCGTAGTTGCCAAGAAGCAAAGAGTGGACACGATTCCACAGACCGCTGCAGATCCTGCTTTGTAA
- the LOC109772610 gene encoding uncharacterized protein isoform X1 — protein sequence MSEPVMKGAVQISFLLARSFFVELCTAVLALLARVRVLTQQMLLDVVSVYNKVTDLRDKKQAVKISIDKVQAFREYYPSSNDPSTILECVWVKDKFVLHEKTKASSQKTQDEDLKSCTPDSSIQYETLGLVSEEMESLDGANTPAKQQHDASLADQPDKPTHCSDAGDSHSGRQLPDDQNTPGSLLGMPAASPTPRRDVKPDTRKRVAFIAVGKTKVTVTPPETSSSVVAKKQRVDTIPQTAADPAL from the exons ATGTCTGAACCTGTTATGAAGGGAGCAGT TCAGATCAGCTTTTTACTTGCTAGATCTTTTTTCGTAGAACTTTGCACTGCAGTGCTTGCTTTGCTTGCACGAGTGAGGGTCCTAACCCAACAG ATGTTACTTGATGTTGTATCAGTATACAACAAGGTTACTGATCTTAGGGATAAAAAGCAGGCTGTTAAGATCAGTATTGATAAAGTGCAG GCTTTCAGAGAGTACTACCCCTCGAGCAACGATCCCAGTACTATACTGGAGTGTGTATGGGTGAAAGATAAATTTGTTTTGCATGAAAAGACAAAAGCTAGCAGTCAGAAAACCCAAGATGAGGATCTGAAGTCATGCACTCCAGATTCATCAATCCAGTATGAGACCCTTGGACTTGTTAGTGAAG AGATGGAAAGCCTTGATGGAGCAAACACCCCAGCCAAGCAACAACATGATGCTTCTCTGGCTGACCAACCAGATAAACCCACCCATTGCAGCGATGCTGGAGATTCTCACAGCGGGAGGCAACTACCAGATGATCAAAACACTCCGGGTTCTCTTCTTGGCATGCCCGCTGCTTCGCCGACTCCACGCAGAGATGTCAAGCCTGATACGAGGAAGAGAGTGGCATTCATCGCGGTGGGGAAAACAAAAGTCACCGTGACACCGCCTGAAACATCATCATCCGTAGTTGCCAAGAAGCAAAGAGTGGACACGATTCCACAGACCGCTGCAGATCCTGCTTTGTAA
- the LOC109772610 gene encoding uncharacterized protein isoform X3, with protein sequence MLLDVVSVYNKVTDLRDKKQAVKISIDKVQAFREYYPSSNDPSTILECVWVKDKFVLHEKTKASSQKTQDEDLKSCTPDSSIQYETLGLVSEEMESLDGANTPAKQQHDASLADQPDKPTHCSDAGDSHSGRQLPDDQNTPGSLLGMPAASPTPRRDVKPDTRKRVAFIAVGKTKVTVTPPETSSSVVAKKQRVDTIPQTAADPAL encoded by the exons ATGTTACTTGATGTTGTATCAGTATACAACAAGGTTACTGATCTTAGGGATAAAAAGCAGGCTGTTAAGATCAGTATTGATAAAGTGCAG GCTTTCAGAGAGTACTACCCCTCGAGCAACGATCCCAGTACTATACTGGAGTGTGTATGGGTGAAAGATAAATTTGTTTTGCATGAAAAGACAAAAGCTAGCAGTCAGAAAACCCAAGATGAGGATCTGAAGTCATGCACTCCAGATTCATCAATCCAGTATGAGACCCTTGGACTTGTTAGTGAAG AGATGGAAAGCCTTGATGGAGCAAACACCCCAGCCAAGCAACAACATGATGCTTCTCTGGCTGACCAACCAGATAAACCCACCCATTGCAGCGATGCTGGAGATTCTCACAGCGGGAGGCAACTACCAGATGATCAAAACACTCCGGGTTCTCTTCTTGGCATGCCCGCTGCTTCGCCGACTCCACGCAGAGATGTCAAGCCTGATACGAGGAAGAGAGTGGCATTCATCGCGGTGGGGAAAACAAAAGTCACCGTGACACCGCCTGAAACATCATCATCCGTAGTTGCCAAGAAGCAAAGAGTGGACACGATTCCACAGACCGCTGCAGATCCTGCTTTGTAA